From Shewanella psychrophila, a single genomic window includes:
- a CDS encoding vWA domain-containing protein, giving the protein MHFLRPEWFFALLPLILLILLLWRSERKNSTWNRYIAPHLATLLVTQTNEIKRSKLWYLGLAWLVAVLALSGPAFTKQSLPVFEAAQGRVIVMDMSLSMYATDLSPNRLSQAKFKATDLIGELKEGETGLIAYAGDAFTISPLTRDRATLLNLLPTLSPDIMPVRGSNLVAALEQGKNLLAQGGHIRGDILLLTDGVSTTQMREAKAVLNNTQYRLAIMAFGSEQGSPIRLPDGQLLRDNADQVVVAKTNYSLLNELAQASDGVLIPYRSDGQDLKQMQTWLSTTGDTKATELDGEIWQDAGPYIALLLLLPVLFSFRHGLVVALALFIIYIPNPVHASTWDDLWQTQDQQGMQAYQTEDYQQASESFKSPQWQASALYKAGKYDEALSLFEQDNSASGLYNQGNTLMQKNKYDEAIKRYQDALAQAPELTAAKDNLELAKKLEQQKQGSPDQDKSDQDKSKQDDKQQKPDPQEDSEGDADKDSEKDKQKKPDQDEQSQSDESKQDSGSDKNDAGNQSPEDKNNDSEMQADPDKQQPQDNSQADSKKDKPKSDQNKQAGSDDKQQEEQEQQAASQNTQAADENSEDAQAKAQATQMQEGPEELPPEMERALRGLVDDPQVLLRNKMQLEYQKRARQNTNSKDQQQW; this is encoded by the coding sequence ATGCATTTTCTACGACCTGAGTGGTTTTTCGCTCTATTGCCCCTAATTTTGCTCATTTTATTGCTGTGGCGCAGTGAACGAAAAAATTCGACATGGAATCGTTACATAGCCCCCCATCTAGCGACACTTTTAGTCACACAAACTAATGAGATAAAACGCAGTAAGTTATGGTATCTCGGATTAGCTTGGCTCGTGGCCGTGCTTGCCTTATCGGGACCCGCTTTCACTAAACAGTCTCTGCCGGTATTCGAAGCGGCTCAGGGCAGAGTGATCGTCATGGATATGTCTCTGTCTATGTACGCTACGGATCTGTCTCCCAATAGATTGTCACAAGCCAAGTTTAAAGCCACCGACCTTATCGGTGAACTTAAAGAGGGTGAGACCGGGCTTATCGCCTATGCTGGAGATGCATTTACCATCAGTCCCTTGACGCGAGATAGAGCTACCTTACTCAACTTACTGCCAACCTTATCACCGGATATCATGCCGGTTCGAGGCTCTAACTTAGTGGCAGCCCTAGAACAAGGAAAAAACTTACTCGCTCAAGGCGGGCACATACGCGGCGACATTTTACTTCTCACAGATGGCGTATCGACTACGCAGATGCGTGAAGCAAAGGCTGTCTTGAATAACACCCAATATCGATTAGCCATCATGGCTTTTGGCAGCGAGCAAGGCTCACCCATTCGCCTGCCAGATGGGCAGCTGCTCAGGGATAATGCCGACCAAGTTGTCGTCGCGAAGACGAACTACTCGTTGCTCAATGAGCTGGCACAAGCTTCAGATGGTGTATTAATTCCCTATAGAAGTGATGGTCAAGATCTCAAACAGATGCAAACCTGGTTATCGACAACTGGCGACACTAAGGCGACCGAACTCGATGGTGAGATCTGGCAAGATGCAGGCCCCTATATCGCGCTCTTACTCCTGCTTCCAGTATTGTTCAGTTTTAGGCACGGGTTAGTTGTAGCCCTTGCTCTCTTTATCATCTACATTCCAAATCCGGTTCATGCATCAACCTGGGACGACCTTTGGCAGACTCAAGATCAACAGGGAATGCAAGCCTATCAGACTGAAGATTATCAGCAGGCGTCAGAATCCTTTAAATCTCCTCAATGGCAAGCCAGCGCCCTATATAAGGCCGGAAAGTATGATGAGGCTCTGTCACTGTTCGAACAAGATAATTCCGCTAGCGGCTTGTACAATCAAGGCAACACCTTGATGCAGAAAAATAAATACGATGAGGCAATAAAACGTTATCAAGATGCATTAGCACAAGCACCTGAGTTAACAGCGGCAAAAGACAACCTCGAACTTGCCAAGAAATTAGAGCAACAGAAACAAGGTAGCCCAGATCAGGATAAGTCAGATCAAGACAAGTCGAAGCAAGACGATAAACAACAAAAACCTGATCCACAAGAAGACTCTGAGGGCGATGCCGACAAGGATTCAGAAAAAGATAAGCAGAAAAAACCAGATCAAGATGAGCAATCTCAATCCGATGAATCAAAGCAAGACAGTGGATCGGATAAAAATGATGCAGGCAATCAGAGCCCAGAAGATAAGAATAACGATTCTGAGATGCAAGCGGATCCGGACAAGCAGCAACCACAAGACAACTCACAAGCAGATTCTAAAAAAGATAAGCCAAAGAGTGATCAGAACAAACAAGCCGGCAGCGACGATAAGCAGCAAGAAGAGCAAGAGCAGCAGGCTGCTTCTCAAAATACTCAAGCAGCCGATGAAAATTCAGAAGATGCCCAAGCAAAGGCCCAAGCTACTCAAATGCAAGAAGGGCCAGAGGAGCTTCCTCCAGAGATGGAGCGAGCGCTAAGAGGTTTGGTCGATGACCCTCAAGTTTTACTGAGAAATAAGATGCAACTCGAATATCAAAAACGTGCAAGACAAAATACCAACTCTAAGGATCAGCAGCAATGGTAG
- a CDS encoding BatD family protein: MVVSRRLLLALVTLVFSIPTFAISQLETSVDRNPAVEKEYLVLTISADDDVKTGDLDTSALLKDFIVGRTSVSRSTQIVNFDSKKQTRWQILLAPKHAGTLVIPSLSIDGVKSTPIKLNVVASGSQATQMKNLFIRTSLSTEEAYVGQLITYKVKLFLAVDLQRGVLSAPNLDGAQIKQLGEDVDKTEIFNGRRYRVIERTYGIIADQPGELTIDGTGFSGDVLIQGSRRGGMFSFNESRPMEARAAKSILLINPIPNEYHGEWLVSDLVALNEDWPEETQEYQVGNPITRTISLLASNTDETSLPEILIPVPQGLKTYPEKPVRKTFLRDKQMVSQLTQTLAIVPTKAGEYTLPAISVPWWNPHTKRQEQATLPARTITVIGSDAPEVSLPQNNNIAENNTSGYWPWLSLIFATLWLATLMLWQKSRIQIKRITTDQAELALAQHVTDAVSSKESFPPQASPVLTAKQQTNLSMLEAACKEENPGKVLTALQAHYGEQYSRSMSLADIAGLSLELNKGISQLQISAFSKEQTPLDYQMIIEAVKSSTTSKVQQQTSTLVELNPS, encoded by the coding sequence ATGGTAGTTTCCAGACGTTTATTACTAGCCTTAGTGACGCTAGTTTTCTCCATCCCCACTTTTGCCATTAGCCAGCTGGAAACCTCTGTCGATAGAAATCCTGCCGTTGAAAAAGAATACTTAGTACTGACCATCAGTGCCGACGATGATGTCAAAACCGGAGACTTAGATACATCCGCTCTGCTCAAAGACTTCATCGTGGGACGCACCAGTGTCAGTCGTAGCACTCAGATAGTTAATTTTGACTCGAAAAAGCAAACTCGTTGGCAAATCCTCCTAGCACCTAAACACGCAGGAACTCTTGTTATTCCATCTTTGAGCATAGACGGAGTCAAATCTACACCGATTAAACTGAATGTCGTGGCTTCAGGCAGTCAAGCTACACAAATGAAGAACTTGTTTATACGCACCAGCTTATCCACTGAAGAAGCTTATGTAGGACAACTCATTACCTATAAAGTAAAATTATTCTTAGCGGTTGATCTTCAGCGAGGCGTATTAAGTGCCCCTAACTTAGACGGTGCACAAATCAAGCAACTGGGTGAAGATGTCGATAAAACAGAAATTTTCAACGGTCGCCGCTATCGTGTCATTGAGCGTACTTACGGCATCATTGCCGATCAACCAGGAGAACTGACCATAGACGGCACAGGTTTTTCAGGTGATGTCCTCATACAAGGCTCTCGTCGAGGAGGCATGTTCTCTTTCAATGAAAGCCGGCCCATGGAAGCCAGAGCCGCAAAGTCTATCTTACTGATTAACCCTATCCCCAATGAGTATCACGGCGAGTGGTTAGTGTCAGATTTGGTCGCTCTGAATGAAGACTGGCCGGAAGAGACTCAGGAATATCAAGTCGGCAACCCTATCACCCGCACCATTAGTTTACTGGCATCAAATACTGATGAGACTAGCTTACCTGAGATTCTGATACCTGTACCCCAAGGCCTTAAAACCTACCCAGAGAAGCCGGTACGTAAAACATTCTTGCGAGATAAACAAATGGTGTCGCAGCTGACTCAAACCTTAGCCATAGTGCCAACCAAAGCCGGTGAATACACCTTGCCCGCTATTTCTGTGCCTTGGTGGAATCCTCACACCAAGCGTCAGGAGCAAGCGACGCTTCCCGCCAGAACCATCACAGTCATAGGCAGCGATGCACCAGAAGTGAGCCTGCCTCAGAACAATAATATAGCTGAAAACAATACATCGGGTTACTGGCCTTGGTTAAGCTTAATATTTGCCACCCTATGGTTAGCGACCTTAATGCTCTGGCAGAAGAGTCGTATCCAGATTAAAAGGATCACAACAGATCAGGCTGAATTGGCATTGGCCCAACATGTTACAGATGCAGTATCCAGCAAAGAGAGTTTTCCCCCTCAGGCCTCCCCTGTCCTAACGGCTAAACAACAAACGAATCTGTCTATGTTAGAAGCGGCCTGTAAAGAGGAAAACCCAGGAAAAGTTTTGACGGCGCTTCAAGCTCACTATGGTGAACAATATTCTCGTTCCATGAGCCTTGCCGATATTGCCGGATTATCCCTTGAATTAAACAAGGGAATTTCACAACTACAGATCAGCGCATTCAGCAAGGAGCAAACTCCTCTGGATTATCAAATGATCATCGAAGCAGTCAAGTCATCAACAACGAGTAAGGTTCAGCAGCAGACCTCTACACTGGTAGAACTCAATCCTAGCTAG
- a CDS encoding sigma-70 family RNA polymerase sigma factor: MFNRLRNKKPDSSVNSDMLSKQRRYDSLVRALHADIFRYAYWLCGDKHIAEDITQETFLRAWRSLESLKDDKAAKAWLITIVRRENARRFERKQFDYSDVEQEQLEDHISSSTEDNAEQHLIRRQISKLEIEYREPLILQVIGGFSGEEIADILKLNRNTVMTRLFRARNQLKELIEQPQVRGQSNG; this comes from the coding sequence ATGTTTAATCGCCTGCGAAATAAAAAACCCGATTCCTCGGTCAATTCTGACATGCTAAGTAAACAAAGACGATACGATAGCCTTGTCAGGGCACTCCATGCCGATATCTTCCGCTATGCCTATTGGCTATGTGGGGATAAGCATATTGCGGAGGACATCACTCAGGAAACCTTCCTAAGGGCATGGCGCTCACTCGAGTCACTCAAGGATGATAAAGCCGCTAAAGCTTGGCTTATTACCATAGTGCGAAGAGAGAATGCCCGTCGATTCGAGAGGAAGCAATTTGATTACTCTGATGTCGAGCAGGAGCAACTGGAAGATCATATATCCAGTAGCACCGAAGATAACGCTGAACAGCACCTGATCCGCAGACAGATCTCAAAATTAGAGATCGAATACCGTGAACCATTAATTTTGCAAGTTATTGGTGGTTTCAGCGGCGAAGAGATTGCAGATATATTAAAGCTCAATCGTAATACCGTGATGACTCGGCTCTTTCGAGCCAGAAATCAGTTAAAAGAGTTAATAGAACAACCACAAGTAAGAGGTCAATCCAATGGATGA
- a CDS encoding DUF3379 domain-containing protein translates to MDELKFRRQAYGEPNCQDDDFLAAMQAAPEREAFVNDLKKLDSKLERALKIDVPEDLAAKLLLNQQLHQHQTQRRKSGFTLALVASIAFIAGISFTLLRMAPVDLGQHALAHVYHETNALTVDQNISFQDVNFQLASLGTLGNAKFTQQPGKVYYSTFCDFQGVRSLHLVVQGEHSKVTLFIVPIEERMVLEQAFADNKYKGRGFTTDNAYMLLVGEENADLSYVKKEIQQIFI, encoded by the coding sequence ATGGATGAGCTGAAGTTTAGACGCCAGGCCTATGGAGAGCCAAACTGTCAGGACGATGATTTTTTAGCGGCCATGCAAGCCGCTCCTGAACGCGAAGCTTTCGTCAATGATTTAAAGAAGCTCGACAGCAAGCTTGAGCGCGCCTTAAAAATTGATGTCCCTGAAGATTTAGCAGCTAAGTTACTGCTTAACCAACAGCTGCATCAACATCAGACACAGAGGCGTAAATCAGGTTTTACTCTGGCGCTTGTTGCATCAATTGCTTTTATCGCAGGAATAAGTTTCACCCTACTGAGGATGGCCCCTGTTGATTTAGGACAGCATGCCCTCGCACATGTATATCACGAAACGAATGCACTGACCGTAGATCAAAATATCAGCTTTCAGGATGTCAATTTTCAATTGGCCTCTCTGGGCACACTCGGCAATGCGAAGTTCACTCAACAGCCAGGTAAAGTCTATTACAGTACTTTTTGTGACTTTCAGGGCGTAAGAAGCTTACACCTTGTAGTGCAGGGAGAGCATAGCAAGGTGACTCTTTTTATCGTCCCTATTGAGGAGCGCATGGTGCTCGAACAAGCCTTTGCCGATAATAAGTACAAAGGACGAGGTTTCACAACCGACAACGCCTACATGTTGCTAGTCGGTGAAGAAAATGCAGACCTTAGTTACGTAAAAAAAGAAATTCAACAAATCTTCATCTAA
- the putP gene encoding sodium/proline symporter PutP, whose product MNIELPILITFIGYLSLMMGIGLWAYKATDSVDDYILGGRGMGPAVTALSVGASDMSGWLLLGLPGAVYLGGLGEAWIGIGLVFGAWLNWLFVAKRLRIYTEFTDNALTLPDFFEKRFEDTKGLLKLVSAVTILIFFTFYASSGMVGGAILFEKVFGLDYTLALIIGSTIIVAYTFVGGFFAVSWTDFFQGCLMLVALLIVPVAIFSQPETQDGLANIDPAMLSMFHENTTFIGLISLLAWGLGYFGQPHILSRFMAIKSADDIPVSRRIAMSWMVIALIGALATGIAGSLYFANDPLANPETVFIHLAHAAFNPWIGGLLIAAILSAIMSTIDSQLLVCSSVITEDFYKKWLRPQASSKELMLVGRIGVLAIAIIAGIVALNPESSVLGLVSYAWAGFGAAFGPVVLLSLFWSAYSRNGAVATIIVGAFTVVIWKQLSGGIFDIYEILPGFILATLSGVIVSKISAPSDRIKDQFRVFTSKL is encoded by the coding sequence ATGAATATTGAATTACCTATATTAATCACTTTCATCGGCTACCTCTCCCTAATGATGGGGATCGGCCTATGGGCTTATAAAGCAACAGACTCAGTTGACGACTATATTTTAGGTGGCAGAGGCATGGGACCGGCCGTCACCGCATTGAGTGTTGGTGCATCAGACATGTCAGGCTGGCTACTGCTAGGTCTGCCCGGTGCTGTTTACTTGGGTGGACTCGGTGAAGCCTGGATCGGTATAGGTCTGGTCTTCGGCGCTTGGTTAAACTGGCTATTCGTCGCAAAACGTCTTCGTATATACACTGAGTTTACCGATAACGCGCTTACCCTACCCGACTTCTTCGAGAAACGCTTCGAAGACACCAAAGGCTTACTCAAGTTGGTTTCGGCGGTTACGATTCTCATTTTCTTCACCTTCTATGCTTCATCTGGCATGGTAGGCGGTGCAATACTGTTTGAAAAAGTCTTCGGTCTGGATTATACCTTAGCCTTGATTATCGGCTCGACCATTATCGTCGCATACACTTTTGTCGGTGGATTTTTTGCCGTCAGCTGGACCGATTTCTTCCAGGGCTGTTTGATGTTGGTTGCCCTATTAATCGTCCCAGTCGCTATCTTCAGTCAGCCTGAAACCCAAGACGGTTTAGCTAATATCGATCCGGCTATGTTGTCTATGTTTCATGAAAATACCACCTTCATCGGCTTAATCTCACTTCTCGCATGGGGCTTAGGTTATTTCGGCCAACCTCATATTCTGTCTCGATTCATGGCCATCAAGAGTGCTGATGATATTCCGGTATCACGTCGCATCGCCATGAGCTGGATGGTAATCGCCCTCATAGGTGCATTGGCAACGGGTATAGCCGGTAGTTTGTACTTCGCAAACGATCCATTGGCCAATCCTGAGACCGTTTTCATCCATCTGGCACACGCGGCATTTAATCCATGGATCGGCGGACTGCTTATTGCCGCGATTTTATCGGCCATCATGAGTACCATCGATTCACAGCTCTTGGTCTGCTCTAGTGTTATCACTGAAGATTTCTATAAGAAGTGGTTACGCCCACAAGCCAGCAGCAAAGAGTTAATGTTAGTGGGCCGTATCGGCGTACTCGCGATTGCCATTATCGCGGGTATTGTTGCACTCAACCCAGAAAGCAGCGTACTTGGACTAGTCAGTTATGCATGGGCAGGTTTTGGCGCAGCATTTGGTCCTGTAGTGTTGCTCTCGCTATTCTGGAGTGCTTACAGCCGAAATGGTGCGGTAGCAACTATCATAGTCGGTGCGTTCACGGTTGTGATTTGGAAACAGCTTTCTGGTGGTATCTTCGATATCTATGAAATCTTACCAGGCTTCATTTTAGCAACCCTTTCAGGCGTGATTGTGAGTAAAATATCAGCCCCTTCTGATAGGATTAAAGACCAGTTTAGAGTATTTACTTCAAAACTATAA
- a CDS encoding OmpP1/FadL family transporter — protein sequence MKNFNKTLLAIAVTLASTQAMAAGFQLNSQSATGIGRAFAGDAVIADNASVLSRNPAAMALFDEKQLSMGLTYADVEVQVNDVTHGGTGLVYGSVDDAAEAKIIPNFYYINPVNDKFAYGVAMFSNFGTGTDTTELSNNIIGGGQIPAPIDLLGKTEVTTINFNLSASYRFNEHFSVGAGVDVIYGEGTLTRGGAVPTGGDPVHMDLVDVDADGVAFGGIVGAVYEINADNRFGISYRFSPEMSADGTVNYGGIDYEEINIPMPDIFQVAGFHQLTDKFAVHYTAQLSTWGDFDEISVSDPGDVQLKHYAWDDSWLFSVGGTYTLNDTWTLRAGYMHDQGVVGELSSISIPDSDRNWYTAGATYNLSKHTSLDFGIAFVRGEDVSLTEMSALVNDIHANTRSDATYYSMQYNYKF from the coding sequence ATGAAAAACTTTAACAAGACTCTATTAGCTATCGCCGTTACGCTTGCAAGTACACAAGCTATGGCCGCAGGTTTTCAATTAAACAGCCAATCAGCTACGGGTATTGGCCGTGCTTTCGCTGGTGACGCCGTCATCGCTGATAACGCTTCTGTGCTATCTCGTAACCCGGCCGCCATGGCGTTGTTCGATGAGAAGCAACTCTCTATGGGTCTGACTTACGCCGATGTAGAAGTACAGGTTAATGATGTTACTCATGGCGGTACAGGTCTGGTCTATGGTTCTGTCGATGATGCGGCAGAGGCTAAGATCATCCCTAACTTTTACTATATCAATCCAGTAAACGACAAATTCGCATACGGCGTCGCTATGTTCAGTAACTTCGGTACAGGTACCGATACAACGGAACTGTCTAACAACATCATTGGTGGCGGACAAATACCAGCTCCAATCGATCTGCTTGGAAAAACTGAAGTCACCACAATCAACTTCAACCTAAGCGCATCATACCGCTTCAACGAACATTTCAGCGTCGGTGCCGGTGTCGATGTTATTTATGGTGAAGGCACCCTGACTCGTGGCGGTGCTGTACCAACTGGCGGAGATCCGGTACATATGGATCTCGTCGATGTTGATGCCGATGGCGTCGCATTTGGCGGTATCGTCGGTGCAGTTTATGAAATCAATGCTGATAACCGTTTCGGCATCAGTTATCGTTTCAGTCCAGAAATGAGTGCTGATGGCACAGTGAACTACGGTGGAATTGACTATGAAGAGATCAATATCCCGATGCCTGATATTTTCCAGGTTGCAGGCTTCCACCAGCTCACTGACAAGTTTGCCGTTCACTACACGGCTCAACTAAGTACATGGGGCGATTTTGATGAAATTTCAGTTTCGGACCCAGGTGATGTTCAACTTAAACATTACGCATGGGATGACTCTTGGTTATTCAGCGTCGGTGGTACTTACACACTGAATGATACCTGGACACTTCGTGCCGGTTACATGCATGACCAAGGTGTCGTCGGCGAGCTCAGCTCTATCTCTATCCCGGACTCAGATCGTAACTGGTATACAGCGGGTGCAACTTACAACCTGTCTAAACACACCAGCCTAGACTTCGGCATAGCATTTGTCCGCGGTGAAGATGTATCACTGACAGAAATGAGTGCACTAGTAAATGATATTCATGCCAACACTCGCTCTGATGCGACTTACTACTCTATGCAGTACAACTACAAGTTCTAA
- a CDS encoding SIMPL domain-containing protein, producing MNKNNTISALILGSLLCLGLALLGYGIGHSLIEMKSMERTVTVKGLAEQEVKANIAIWPIRFTEVDNDLTTLYQTVQTQTDKVISFLLKQGFTVDEISSSLPSIEDRQAQGYVDPNVKYRYAAKVTISIYTKRVDLLLESRQNMLELAKEGIAISSQDYNSRTEFLFTELNSVKPTMVQAATTNARQIADKFAQDSDSVLGKIKSASQGQFSISDRDSNTPYIKRVRVVSTLTYYLKD from the coding sequence ATGAACAAAAACAACACAATAAGTGCACTGATATTAGGCTCCCTACTCTGCCTTGGACTGGCACTGTTAGGCTATGGCATAGGACACAGCCTGATTGAAATGAAATCCATGGAGAGAACGGTTACCGTCAAGGGGCTTGCCGAACAGGAAGTAAAAGCCAATATCGCTATTTGGCCAATTCGCTTTACCGAAGTCGACAATGATCTCACGACCTTATATCAGACGGTACAAACTCAGACAGACAAGGTGATCTCCTTCCTATTGAAACAAGGTTTTACTGTCGATGAAATATCAAGTTCTCTGCCCTCTATCGAAGACAGGCAAGCACAAGGATATGTTGACCCCAATGTAAAATATCGCTACGCGGCTAAAGTGACTATCTCTATTTATACTAAGCGGGTCGATCTACTCTTAGAAAGCAGACAAAATATGCTCGAGCTAGCCAAAGAAGGCATTGCTATCTCCAGTCAAGATTACAACAGCAGAACAGAGTTTCTCTTCACTGAGCTCAACTCCGTCAAGCCCACTATGGTGCAAGCCGCTACGACCAATGCCAGACAAATAGCCGATAAGTTTGCCCAAGACTCAGATTCTGTACTCGGCAAGATAAAAAGTGCCTCACAGGGCCAATTCAGCATATCCGATAGGGACAGTAATACTCCTTATATCAAACGTGTAAGAGTTGTCTCTACCTTGACGTATTACCTCAAGGATTAG
- a CDS encoding rhodanese-like domain-containing protein, with amino-acid sequence MKNRSFIVIFTLLSLLVSQFALAADKDPKVTWDKIDAGATVIDVRTAEEFAAGHLDNAINIPFEEIAAEIKKLDIAKDTQIVLYCRSGRRSGIAFDTLVSEGYTNSYNGGGFETLSQFKKAQKQTFRDNSDNKCRVIP; translated from the coding sequence ATGAAAAATCGCAGCTTTATAGTCATCTTTACGTTACTTAGCCTCTTAGTGAGCCAATTCGCTTTGGCGGCAGATAAAGACCCGAAAGTCACCTGGGATAAAATAGATGCGGGAGCCACAGTGATCGATGTTAGAACGGCTGAAGAATTCGCAGCGGGACATCTAGATAACGCAATCAACATTCCTTTCGAAGAGATAGCCGCTGAAATCAAAAAACTCGATATAGCCAAGGATACCCAAATTGTGCTCTATTGTCGCAGTGGTAGACGTAGTGGCATCGCTTTCGATACCTTAGTTTCTGAAGGCTACACTAATAGCTACAATGGCGGCGGATTCGAAACCTTAAGTCAATTCAAAAAAGCTCAAAAACAAACCTTCAGGGATAACTCGGACAACAAGTGCCGAGTTATCCCCTGA